One genomic segment of Ictalurus punctatus breed USDA103 chromosome 12, Coco_2.0, whole genome shotgun sequence includes these proteins:
- the fzd7b gene encoding frizzled-7b codes for MAVWSQVVVRALVAFFLLLRSSCGQYHGEKGISVPEHGFCQPISIPLCTDIQYNQTIMPNLLGHTNQEDAGLEVHQFYPLVKVQCSPDLKFFLCSMYAPVCTVLEQAIPPCRSLCERARQGCEALMNKFGFQWPERLRCENFPVHGAGEICVGQNTSDTGKPTSEPTPDVEENFTPRPNDRFGHPFSCPLQLSVPSYLNYNFLGAKDCGAPCEHSQPHGLMYFKEEEVKFGRLWVGVWSILCCLSTLFTVLTYLVDMRRFRYPERPIIFLSGCYFMVAVAYVTGFLLEDQVVCVGKFGDNGYKTVAQGTKKEGCTILFMILYFFGMASSIWWVILSLTWFLSAGMKWGHEAIEANSQYFHLAAWAVPAVKTITVLALGQVDGDLLTGVCFVGIHDVAALRGFVLAPLFVYLFIGTSFLLAGFVSLFRIRTIMKHDGTKTEKLEKLMVRIGVFSVLYTVPATIVIACYFYEQAFREQWEKTWHMQTCKRFAVPCPAADFAPMSPDFTVFMIKYLMTMIVGITSGFWIWSGKTLQSWRRFYKRLGNGQGETTV; via the coding sequence ATGGCGGTTTGGAGCCAGGTGGTGGTGCGCGCGCTCGTGGCGTTTTTTCTGCTCCTCAGATCGAGCTGTGGTCAGTACCACGGTGAGAAGGGGATCTCCGTGCCAGAGCACGGTTTCTGCCAGCCGATCTCCATCCCTCTGTGCACAGACATACAGTACAACCAGACCATCATGCCAAACCTCTTGGGTCACACAAACCAAGAGGACGCGGGTTTGGAGGTGCACCAGTTCTACCCGCTGGTTAAAGTGCAGTGTTCTCCGGATCTCAAGTTCTTCCTGTGCTCCATGTACGCACCGGTGTGCACCGTGCTGGAGCAGGCCATCCCTCCGTGCCGCTCTCTCTGCGAGCGGGCACGGCAAGGCTGCGAGGCGCTCATGAACAAGTTCGGCTTCCAGTGGCCCGAGCGCCTGCGGTGCGAGAACTTCCCAGTGCACGGAGCAGGAGAGATCTGCGTTGGGCAGAACACGTCGGACACCGGCAAGCCGACGTCGGAACCGACACCAGACGTGGAAGAAAATTTCACACCGCGCCCGAATGATAGATTTGGTCACCCTTTCTCGTGCCCTCTTCAGCTCAGCGTGCCTTCCTACCTCAATTATAACTTTTTGGGAGCCAAAGATTGCGGCGCACCCTGCGAACACTCTCAGCCACACGGACTCATGTActttaaagaggaagaggtgAAGTTTGGTCGCCTTTGGGTCGGGGTTTGGTCCATACTGTGCTGCCTGAGTACTCTCTTTACAGTCCTCACTTACCTTGTGGACATGCGCCGCTTCCGTTATCCGGAGCGTCCTATCATCTTCCTGTCCGGCTGCTACTTCATGGTGGCTGTGGCATACGTCACTGGGTTCCTCCTGGAGGACCAGGTGGTGTGCGTTGGCAAGTTCGGGGACAACGGCTACAAAACGGTGGCACAGGGAACCAAAAAAGAGGGATGCACTATCCTGTTCATGATCCTGTACTTCTTTGGAATGGCCAGCTCTATCTGGTGGGTGATCCTGTCCCTGACCTGGTTCCTGTCCGCTGGCATGAAGTGGGGACATGAAGCCATTGAGGCCAACTCGCAGTACTTCCACTTGGCAGCATGGGCTGTACCTGCCGTGAAAACCATCACGGTGCTGGCGCTCGGCCAAGTAGACGGCGACCTACTGACGGGCGTCTGTTTTGTAGGCATCCACGACGTCGCAGCGCTGCGTGGCTTCGTCCTCGCGCCTCTTTTCGTCTACCTCTTCATCGGGACGTCCTTCTTGTTGGCCGGATTTGTGTCCCTCTTCCGCATCCGCACCATCATGAAGCACGACGGCACCAAGACGGAGAAGTTGGAGAAGCTGATGGTGCGCATCGGCGTCTTCAGCGTGCTCTACACCGTCCCCGCGACCATCGTCATCGCGTGCTACTTCTATGAACAGGCCTTCCGCGAGCAGTGGGAGAAGACCTGGCACATGCAGACGTGCAAGCGCTTCGCCGTCCCATGTCCCGCCGCCGACTTCGCGCCCATGTCCCCGGATTTCACCGTCTTCATGATCAAGTACCTCATGACCATGATCGTCGGGATCACGTCTGGATTCTGGATCTGGTCAGGGAAGACGCTGCAGTCGTGGCGCAGGTTCTACAAGCGGCTCGGAAACGGGCAGGGCGAGACCACCGTGTGA